A region from the bacterium genome encodes:
- a CDS encoding FecR domain-containing protein, protein MRRTLFVVMILAAASVPTWSHADTDRNIGVVRNSAGSATVTRGGNVLPATTGTRLRVGDTLGTGPDGSLGVILRDDSSLSIGPSSSLVLRDFVFSPHEGKLGLWVRLSEGTMAYLSGLIGKLAPEKARFDTPLATLGIRGTHFIVRAGDPVAQ, encoded by the coding sequence ATGAGGCGCACACTGTTCGTCGTAATGATTCTGGCGGCCGCATCGGTCCCCACGTGGAGTCACGCCGACACCGACCGGAATATCGGTGTGGTGCGCAACTCCGCGGGTTCGGCGACCGTCACGCGTGGCGGAAACGTTCTTCCGGCTACGACAGGGACGAGGCTTCGCGTCGGGGACACCCTCGGCACGGGCCCTGACGGATCGCTCGGCGTCATCCTGCGGGACGATTCCTCTCTTTCGATCGGACCGTCGAGCAGCCTCGTCCTCCGGGACTTCGTCTTCTCGCCCCACGAGGGGAAGCTCGGCCTGTGGGTCCGTCTTTCCGAGGGGACCATGGCCTACCTCTCGGGCCTCATCGGGAAGCTGGCGCCGGAAAAGGCCCGTTTCGACACCCCGCTGGCCACCCTCGGCATCCGTGGGACCCACTTCATCGTGAGGGCCGGGGATCCCGTAGCGCAGTAG
- the lexA gene encoding transcriptional repressor LexA, with protein MAAPLTPTQRRVLDFLREFVERHRFAPTAAEIASRFGIAVKNGFYYLDLLERKGYIRRKPHHPRRIEFVGENLTRSAVRVPVLGRVPAGGPREAIEEAEGELLLDPDLAGEGEVFALRVKGDSMTGACICDGDHVLVRSQARAEQGEIVVAVIDGEATVKRFRRWKGKVRLEAANPAYPPIVVPPGAPSFRIAGKVVGVYRKL; from the coding sequence ATGGCCGCACCCCTGACACCGACGCAGCGGCGGGTCCTCGACTTCCTCCGGGAGTTCGTGGAGCGCCACCGGTTCGCCCCGACGGCCGCGGAGATCGCAAGCCGGTTCGGGATCGCCGTGAAGAACGGCTTCTACTACCTGGATCTTCTGGAGCGCAAGGGGTACATCCGGCGCAAGCCACACCATCCGCGCCGGATCGAGTTCGTGGGGGAGAACCTCACCCGGTCCGCCGTGCGCGTCCCGGTCCTGGGCCGGGTTCCCGCCGGGGGGCCGCGCGAGGCGATCGAGGAGGCCGAGGGGGAGCTTCTCCTCGATCCCGACCTGGCGGGGGAGGGCGAGGTCTTCGCCCTGCGCGTCAAGGGGGACAGCATGACGGGGGCCTGCATCTGCGACGGGGATCACGTCCTCGTCCGGTCGCAGGCACGGGCGGAGCAGGGGGAGATCGTCGTTGCCGTGATCGACGGCGAGGCCACCGTCAAGCGGTTCCGCCGATGGAAGGGGAAGGTGCGGCTCGAGGCCGCCAACCCGGCCTATCCGCCCATCGTCGTCCCCCCCGGCGCCCCCTCGTTCCGCATCGCGGGAAAAGTCGTCGGCGTCTACCGGAAACTGTAG